Genomic window (Kaistia defluvii):
AGATCGTGCCCTGGTCCGAGCAGCAGCAGCGCCTCGTCAGCGCGCTCTCGGCCGGCGGCCTGCCGGATGTCTCCATGCTCGGCAACAACGTCGTCGCCCAGTTCCAGTCGGCCGGCGCCCTCGCCCCGCTCGACGAATATTTTGCCGCCTATGACAAGGAGCATGGCACCAACGTCGCCGCCGACGTCTGGCCTGGCGACAAGGGCTACTACAACCTCGCCGGCAAGTGGTGGGCGTCTCCGGTCAATGTCGAGACGCGCGCGCTCTACTACCGCAAGGACCTGTTCAAGGATGCCGGCCTCGACCCGGAGAAGCCGCCGCAGACTTGGGCGGATTTCGCGGCCGACGCGACCAAGCTGACCAAGGACGGCACCTATGGCGCGGCTCTCTCCATGAGCCTCGACTATTTCACCGTGCAGAACTTCATGAGCGCTTATCTGGGCTATGGCGCGCGCATGATCGGCGAAGACGGCAAGTGCGGCTTCGACACGCCGGAGTTCAAGTCGGCGCTCGATACCTATGTCAGCGTCTACAAGAACAAGGCGACCCATCCCGACGCGCCAAGCATGAGCGGCGACACGTTCCGCAAGGGCTTCCGCGATGGCAAGTTCGCCATGATCCTCTCGGATGCCGGCCTCTACAAGGACTTGCAGAACGACAAGGCCGCCTTCCTCGGCCAGGTCGCGATCGCCAAGGTGCCGGCAGGCCCGGAGAACCGCTCCGGCTTCCTCGGTGGCTGGCCGCTGGTGCTCTGGGATGCGTCCGAGAACAAGGAAGCCGCTGCCAAGTGGATCCTCTACGCGACTCATGGCGACGCACTGAAGACGCTCGCGACCGAAGGCGGGTTCATTCCCGGCAGCGTCTCGCTGGCGAAGGGCGAGCCGTGGACGGCATTCCCCTATCCGCTGTTCGTCGAGCAGTTGCAGGACGCCCGCGCCTATCAGTATCCGAGCGAGGCGATCCCGCAGATGGGACAGCTTGAGGTCGACACGATCCAGAAGGCGGTGCAGGCCGTTGCTCTCGGCCAGCAGACGACCGACCAGGCGACGGCGCAGCTCTGCACCACCATCAACGAAGTCTTGGCTCGCTAGGGCTTCGAACAGAGCATGGCCATGGCAGCACGCCAGGAATCCGTGACCGTGGCCAGGGCGGCGTCTCGCCCTCCTGGCCGCTCCCTCCTGCCGGATCGCTGGCTGCCCTATGGCATGATCGGTCCGGCCGTCTTCGTGGCCTTTGCCATTGCCATCGTTCCGCTCTGCTACGCTTTCTGGCTGTCGCTGCAGGACTGGTACATGCTGCGGCAGCCTCTTCCCAAATGGGGCGGTCTGGTCAACTACCGTGCGTTGCTACAGGACACCCAGCTCTGGGCATCCTTCGGACGGACCTGGATCTGGACGCTCGGCACCGTCTTCGTCGAACTTCTGCTCGCCATGCCGATCGCGCTTCTCCTGAACCGCGAAACCGGCATCGCCCGCACCGCCTCGGCGCTGATCCTGCTCCCCTGGGTGACGCCTTTCATCGTGCTCGGCTTCGGCTGGCGCTTCCTGCTCGACAGCGATGTCGGCCCGATCCACTCCTTCCTGCACCTGATCGGCATCGCCGGCGACAGCTCCGTTCTCAACGATCCCGTCCTCGCCTTCGCGACGATCATCTTCATCTCCGGCTGGAAGGGCACGCCCTTCCTGGTGATCGCACTTCTGGCCGCGCTGAAGTCCATCCCGGACGAACTCTACGAGGCGGCTGAAGTGGACGGGGCCGGCGCCTGGTCGCGCTTCTGGCACGTCACCGTGCCGTCGATCCAGAACACCGTTGTCACCGTTGGCCTCGTGCTCGGCATCCTCGCCTTCTACTCGTTCGACCTGCCTTGGATCATGACCAAGGGCGGCCCCCAGGATGCGACCACGCTCGTCGGCATCGCCATGTACAAGGCGGTCTTCCTCGATCTGCGGCCCGCCTACGCCGCCGCGATCAGCATCGTCATGCTCGTCCTGCTGTTCATCGCCTCGATGTTCGCGCTTCGCGCCCGGAGGATCGACTGATGCGCCGCACTTCACCGCTCCGCGAAGCCGGCCTCGATGCGGTCACGCTCGTCGTCCTGTTCCTGCTGCTGGTTCCCATCCTGTGGGTGTTCGTTGCCTCCGTCCGGCCGGAGACCGATATCACCGGCGGCGGGCTTTGGCCGCAGCGGCTCACCTTCGTCCATTACGAGGCGATCCTCGCCAAAAAGCCATTCCTGATCGCGCTCAAGAACAGCCTGATCGTCGGCATCGTCGTCGCGATCATCACCACGGCGCTGGCGCTGCCGGCGGCCTATGCGCTCAGCCGTTTCCGCTTCCACGGCCGCACTTTCTTCGGCTTGCTGATCCTCGGCACGCAGATGCTGCCGAGCCTCGCCGTGCTGGTGCCGCTGGTCGTCATCGTGCGCCAGCTCGGGCTAACCAACACGCTGACGGCGCTGATCTTCACCCATCTGGCGCTCGGCATGCCGATCGCGGTCTGGATGCTCAAGGGCTACATCGACGCCATCCCGAAGGAACTGGAGGAAGCGGCGATGATCGACGGCTGCTCGCGGGTCGGCGCGCTGACGCGCATCGTCATCCCGCTGATCCGGCCCGCCATCATCGCGGTCGGCACCTTCGCCTTCGTCCTCTCCTGGGGCGAATATCTGATGG
Coding sequences:
- a CDS encoding ABC transporter substrate-binding protein, which produces MRITALLAATTIAAGFFTAPALAETTVNFWQFSTRDADIAAWNGAIASFEKANPDIKINMEIVPWSEQQQRLVSALSAGGLPDVSMLGNNVVAQFQSAGALAPLDEYFAAYDKEHGTNVAADVWPGDKGYYNLAGKWWASPVNVETRALYYRKDLFKDAGLDPEKPPQTWADFAADATKLTKDGTYGAALSMSLDYFTVQNFMSAYLGYGARMIGEDGKCGFDTPEFKSALDTYVSVYKNKATHPDAPSMSGDTFRKGFRDGKFAMILSDAGLYKDLQNDKAAFLGQVAIAKVPAGPENRSGFLGGWPLVLWDASENKEAAAKWILYATHGDALKTLATEGGFIPGSVSLAKGEPWTAFPYPLFVEQLQDARAYQYPSEAIPQMGQLEVDTIQKAVQAVALGQQTTDQATAQLCTTINEVLAR
- a CDS encoding carbohydrate ABC transporter permease, with amino-acid sequence MAARQESVTVARAASRPPGRSLLPDRWLPYGMIGPAVFVAFAIAIVPLCYAFWLSLQDWYMLRQPLPKWGGLVNYRALLQDTQLWASFGRTWIWTLGTVFVELLLAMPIALLLNRETGIARTASALILLPWVTPFIVLGFGWRFLLDSDVGPIHSFLHLIGIAGDSSVLNDPVLAFATIIFISGWKGTPFLVIALLAALKSIPDELYEAAEVDGAGAWSRFWHVTVPSIQNTVVTVGLVLGILAFYSFDLPWIMTKGGPQDATTLVGIAMYKAVFLDLRPAYAAAISIVMLVLLFIASMFALRARRID
- a CDS encoding carbohydrate ABC transporter permease — protein: MRRTSPLREAGLDAVTLVVLFLLLVPILWVFVASVRPETDITGGGLWPQRLTFVHYEAILAKKPFLIALKNSLIVGIVVAIITTALALPAAYALSRFRFHGRTFFGLLILGTQMLPSLAVLVPLVVIVRQLGLTNTLTALIFTHLALGMPIAVWMLKGYIDAIPKELEEAAMIDGCSRVGALTRIVIPLIRPAIIAVGTFAFVLSWGEYLMALALISKADVKTLPLALQGLFDPYSFSWGQVMAGGTIIALPAILLFLIFRKQLVGGLLAGGVKG